A genomic region of Daphnia carinata strain CSIRO-1 chromosome 5, CSIRO_AGI_Dcar_HiC_V3, whole genome shotgun sequence contains the following coding sequences:
- the LOC130696926 gene encoding UDP-glycosyltransferase UGT5-like yields MVLSFFLLLFLSMELTAAHRILFLSPISTRSHTNFVKPVIKGLVERGHFVTYWNGLLPTNQGKNALNQTANLRLLYSPELDELNSDHNVDFGAGTNNFYLLFELPKRVVLYCKTIYRDPVFHQLMESHEKYDLIIVEAAVNECILPLVHKFDAPFIYTMGSMPMPWHLDAVSSPLAFDHYSHIGSAFKDEMNFWQRTYNALSGISAIYYWRWIVMPVADRLAAETLHIENLPTIEMIENKYLSLLILNTNLGINYQMATTPAVIQAGGMNLGPSKPLPHDLEKFVNDSGDAGCIIVSFGSLLRTSDLPDDVRRLFMSTFARLPQRILWKWENENKIGNKESIPANVKLMPWLPQADLLGHPKMRLFITHGGINSIQEAVYHKVPLIILPVFIDQPLNAKKAEDDGFAIHLDWNNLTEEILFNAIEQILINASYAEKIKKVSELVRDQMETPLDRVIYWIEYVIRHDGAPHLRTASRKLSLHQRFLFDVMLFVVLIAILMSYVFVRVLRYFCCADRIQKCDLKKKN; encoded by the exons ATGGTATTaagttttttcttacttcTATTTTTGTCCATGGAGTTGACTGCAGCTCACAGGATTCTCTTCTTATCGCCCATCTCAACACGCAGTCACACCAATTTCGTCAAACCAGTGATCAAGGGATTGGTGGAGCGAGGTCATTTCGTCACCTACTGGAACGGACTGTTACCGACAAATCAAGGGAAGAATGCACTTAATCAAACAGCCAATTTACGTCTGCTTTACTCACCAGAATTAGATGAGCTGAACAGCGATCACAACGTTGATTTCGGTGCTGGAACTAACAATTTTTATCTGTTATTTGAATTGCCAAAAAGAGTAGTGCTCTACTGTAAAACCATCTACCGAGATCCCGTCTTCCATCAGCTCATGGAGTCACACGAAAAATACGATTTGATCATCGTAGAAGCAGCTGTGAACGAATGCATTCTTCCGCTGGTCCATAAATTTGATGCACCCTTTATCTACACCATGGGTTCCATGCCCATGCCTTGGCACCTGGATGCCGTCAGTTCACCACTTGCCTTCGACCATTATTCCCACATAGGTTCGGCTTTCAAGGATGAGATGAATTTTTGGCAGCGAACCTACAACGCACTGTCCGGCATTAGTGCCATATATTATTGGCGTTGGATCGTAATGCCCGTGGCAGATCGCCTCGCAGCCGAAACTTTGCACATCGAAAACCTGCCAAcaattgaaatgattgaaaacaaatatttaagcCTATTGATACTTAACACTAACCTAGGCATTAATTACCAAATGGCAACTACGCCAGCAGTGATCCAAGCTGGCGGCATGAACCTCGGTCCGTCTAAACCGCTCCCGCACGATTTAGAAAAATTCGTGAATGACTCCGGTGACGCCGGATGCATTATCGTCAGTTTCGGTTCACTTTTAAGAACCTCCGATCTTCCCGATGATGTGCGTCGCCTTTTCATGTCGACATTTGCCCGGTTACCGCAACGCATCCTGTGGAAatgggaaaatgaaaataaaatcggAAACAAAGAATCAATTCCAGCTAATGTCAAATTGATGCCGTGGTTACCACAAGCCGATTTGCTTGGCCATCCGAAAATGCGTCTCTTCATCACGCACGGCGGAATCAACAGCATCCAAGAGGCCGTGTACCATAAAGTTCCATTGATAATTTTGCCCGTTTTTATAGACCAGCCTCTTAACGCTAAAAAGGCAGAAGACGACGGCTTTGCCATTCATCTCGATTGGAACAATTTGACGGAAGAAATTCTATTTAATGCCATAGAGCAGATCCTCATTAATGCCAG CTATGCGGAAAAGATCAAAAAAGTATCGGAGCTGGTGCGCGATCAAATGGAAACGCCATTAGATCGCGTCATTTACTGGATTGAATACGTTATTCGTCATGACGGCGCTCCACATTTGAGGACGGCTTCCCGTAAACTTTCTCTACATCAGCGTTTTCTGTTCGACGTGATGCTCTTCGTTGTCTTGATCGCTATCTTGATGTCTTACGTATTCGTCCGTGTTTTGCGCTATTTCTGCTGCGCAGATAGAATTCAGAAATGCGatctaaagaagaagaattaa